ataaagtttactgttttatttaataatttatatttcagCTACTACATATGACTTAATGGTTGTATATACCAGtaggtaattttaatttattttgttaaatggtttgaaCAGTCACCACACTACCACCCAAGGGTGGAATGACCAGGAAGATTCAAAAGATTGTGACTCAACAGCATCAACCCCTATAAAACCAAAagcaaaggagaaaaaaaaacaatacccTGCCACAGAAACAAAAGCAGCCAACAAAAAAATCTGTCACAATTTGGGATCAACATCGGCACCTTCGAGATTGAAGGATATCAAGGAGTGGACTGCATTGCTTGAAGCTAGGCAATATAAGAAGATTAACAAAATTCTGTTCTGTCAGCCAGAAGAGGAGGATGACAATGATTTCCACATTAACTACCATCCATCGACACCGATGGGATATGAATTTTTCGACACCGGAGTCCCTATTCCTGAGGTAAGTTATTTAATGGTCTTATATTTAAACCTAATACAACACTTTCATTTAgtactaataaaaatatttattccaCGTTTGTTTTATTACAGTGGATGCCTGTCACATTTAGGCCATCCCCAAAAATGAATCTGAATGATATTTGCGCTTACACTATTGCATACGCCTTTATGGGCGATGATGAGCAGAAACATGGGtatgtgtttttaatatatctTGCTAAACCTAACTGTAAATTTATTTAGCCCATTTAATTTGAATACATCTAACAATTCATACATCTACCTGTTGCAGTGGCGAGGTTCTGATTAAATCTACATCAGGTGTTCATGGGGACAGGAAAGCAATTAAGTCGCTGATGCCTAGGTGTAATGTGGACCAAGAGGTTATATTTTGACCTAACATTGTAATTATTTGGCTATGACAGATGAAAGTGAACTAAAATTTTACATAACGTTGTTTTCATTTGGCTATATAGGTTATCAACTTGGTTGTTGCACGAAGCAATTGGCTGGTTGAATCGTTAGGAAAAATGAAATCTGTTTGGTATTTGCCTACATATTTTGCGGTAATTACCTAACTAACATTGatttattttacatttacattagTTGAGTAATAACCACTGACTTAAACTACATTACTTTTTAAGCAATATGCTCTGGATGACAAATACACAGCTGACTATATCCGGAAAATATATCAGGATAAGTTCATGCCAACAAACTCTGTGGTTTCAAAGGTGAGTTTTCTATAAATTCTGCTTAGTGTGTGATTTAAACCTGAAAATCAGTTCATGCCACTAAAAATGATTTCTATAACTACAGATTTTTATTCCTATGAATGATGGGGGTGCACATTGGTTTTTGGTGGTTGTTGAGTTTACTGAAAGAAAAGTTTATTGGTTGGACTCTTTACCTTCAGATGAAAGATATCATCCTAGGCGTCATTCAATTATTAGATTGGTATGCATGTGATCTATAGTTTGTTTTacattcaaatttattgttcgattttttaattcaaattttatatttactttATATTTACTATTTGTGGCAGATTGTCAAGCTTGAGGAAATCCTGCTTCTTCCTTGTTTTGTTAATGTTGCTAATCTAATTGGTCATGATAACCTAATCACAAACTTCACCAGGATTGAACCTACGTGTCTCCCGCATCAGCGACCTGGATCGTAAGTATTGTTAACCCCTATCTCTATTAATGATTTTACTTAAACTACATATTAGTGTCGTACTAATGCAATTTTATGAATAATCATAGGAATGATTGTGGAGTGTGGGTTGCTAAATGGATGATTGAATGTCCATACAATAGTAACTATGGAGGCATAACTGTAAGTTGAATTAATGTCATGGTTTTTTGTAAAACATTTTTCAATCTAAGCAAATTTCTAATTCATCCACTGTTTTTTCATTATATGTAGGTTAACACTGCCACAAGGATGAAGCTTGCTTTATATCTCTGTCATTCATCTAATAATATGTTGTTACAATCACTATTGGCAAATGCTGCAAAGTATTGGGATGATATGCACAagaaaaggaaggctttggttGATATCTGAAGTTTCAAGTTTGGTTCTTAGACTATGGGATGGGTGCTTgaagattgaatttttattttggatattttggtttattttctctgttttgatttttggtaCTGTTGATTGTTAACCAGTGGGTTGTATTTTGCACAATATGGTCTTATATTTTGGATATGCTGTTTTATTCGGTTTGAAGTTTTATTTTGGATATTCTGTTGAATTTAGTTGACAGTGTTCTATTCTGGTGGATATTTTGGAGATTGTGGTTTATTCGGTTTTAAGATTTATTATATGTTTGTCTTAAGCTGTAGGTATCTCATGCTATTATCCAATTTCATGCTATGTTTTTGACTTAAATACATGAGATAActatttgatttatttgtttgtttcatacaattttcaaaacattatatatatatatgttgggaACATACCTCTTAGTTCTATGTCTATGTAAAATTGATATGAATCACCTTTCCTTCTTAACATTTTTGACTTCAAGTCTAATCACCATGTTGCATGCATATTCATGTAACCTGTTTCAAATTGCAATAAAACATAAGTTGCTGTAATTATCACCTAATAAACATACATTTGGCATTGTAACAAAAGTTGGTATTGGAAATAGAcatttttcatgtatttaatcaaaactatttaaaaattgGATAATCAATATCAAAAATGTTATTGTCCAAAATTACACAACATTGTTCTGTAAAAGTTGGATCATCTTCGTTAAAGTTACCAAAACTTATTAAAGTTACACCTTTCTCATGATAACTTACAAAACTTATACATCTTTCACATCAGGTACATTCAACAACCTTTAATGGGACTTGTGTGATCAGTTAATGTACATTGAACAGATTAAAAAAGTTGCATGTTTCTCATTACATGACATAAATAATAGCTTATGAATAGTTAGGTAACTTAAGCTTGGAGCAACCTTTAAAAGTTAATTGGaattgtttaaaaagtttcatctTTCTCATTACATTGCATAAATCATAGCTTATCAAAAATTAAGTAACATTGAATAGCCTCCAAAAGTTAATGTACCATGTTTTACTCAAGTAAAAAAGATTACaatattcaatttgaaaattgttaCTGTACTACAGCTTAATTTGGTATATATTATTCAACTATAACACTGAGCATTAGCTAAAATATAGCAATGacttcatatcattaactagtGCTTATTCAACTCAAATACATATCACTAACTATaaacttaacattacaaaactTGATTTGTTTACCCTTCAAGCCCTTCTACATTGTCTGTTTTCCAGTTCAAACCTCGTAAACACAGGATTCCTTAATTGGGATCAGAGTGGAATATTGCCATCCATTATTTATCTGCATGATATGTGAACAATAACTGATCAAATAATTCAGAATAGCACACTAATATCACATTCAAATTAACATAAGCACACTAATTAAGTGTGAATAATATCACAGTCCAATTTCAACCCTAATCACCAGCTCAAATGACATCAAATTCAGAATTTTAAGATTTTGATAACACAGTATTCCTCAATTGGGATCAGAGTGAATAGATTGTCATCCATTACTTAACTGCAGTATATATGAACAATAATTGATGCAATAAGTCAGGAAATACCACACTAATATCACAGTCAAATTCACAATACCATACTTATTTTTCCTATGAATAATATCATAGTCTAATTTCACAATTAAAATGGCTTACAAATCGTAATCCCCAATTCAAATGAAACCATAATTCCCAACCCATAAATAACAGTATCAGCATATAtacattcaaaaatcaaatgaattcaaataaaattgacaaACAGAATTTAACAATTTGATAAATACAAAACCAAATCCCCAATTCCAAACTTTATGGTTGAGAATTGAAATCAACTACAATATATATAACGACCCTAATCCCCAAATGGATGGTTTATGCAGTAAGAATTCAAAGCAACTTCAATTAAAAATGCAACCCTAATCCCCAATTCGATCGATACAGGGTAACAATTTGAATCAACTTCAATTAACGATGTAAACCCTAAATTGATAATTTCAGAGGCTAAAATATACGAGCAATTACCTGTGAAGTACACTACGATGCTTGGAACCATAGAACAATCTTGCACTGAAAATAGTTGTTGGGTGAAGACAGATACGAATTACGCTTTAGTTTTTGGCGAATTACAAACGACCAGGAACCCAGATACGACATTGGGTGAGAAGTCGATAATGCTTTAGTTGGATATCAATGAAATAAAACGAATAAGACGAAGTCTGAGAGAGGCCAGAATAAAACGATGGAtgacgaagaagaagaaaggaatGAACAATCGAAGAAGGAGAAGGACGAAGAAGGATGAACAATCGAAGAAGGAGAAGGACGAAGAAGGATGAACAAAATGGAGAACAGGTGGGaatttgggatttagggttttcactttcaattttaatttgttcaaataataatgttaaaaatgataaataaaaaagtgtaaatgatttatgattttaaattgaaattaaaaatgtttttgatttgtatttttcaTTTGATGGAGGACTCATATGCAATAAACAAAAGTTTATTAAGGAAAAAGAGACTCACCATGGACCTTAGTTGATGTGGCAATTAAATTgaattctattggttaaaaGTTTGGAATGCACCCATACATTCCAAAGCTGGAATGCACCATAGAAGCTCCCCTCAAATATACCCTCTCTCTTCTTCACCTCTCCTTCACATAAATAACTTCACCACAATCCTCTAAACCGTTGCAGAAAAAACTCATTCACAATCACAATGAGAGAACAAAAACTAATAACTTTCATTTACATTGTTCTATCAATCTTATCTTTATCAACAACAACAGTAACATCATTGAACCAAGAAGGGTTGTACCTGTACCAATTTAAGCTTACCTTAGACGATCCAGACTCATCACTTTCCTCATGGAACCCAAGAGACACAACACCATGTAACTGGTACGGTATAATCTGCGACACCACAAACACCACCGTAACAGAAATCAACCTCTCCGACACAAACATTCAAGGTCCATTCACAGCTTCAATTCTCTGCCGTCTACCTAATCTATCTTCCATAAACCTCTTCAACAACTCCATTAACCAAACGTTCCCTCTCCAAATCTCTCTATGTAACAACCTCATCCATCTCGATCTCTCCCAGAATCTCCTCACTGGTCCTCTCCCTCAAACACTCTCTCTCCTCCCTAACCTACGTTATCTCGACCTCACTGGAAACAATTTCTCCGGTTCAATTCCTGGTTCCTTCGGAACATTCCAGAATCTCGAGGTTTTATCGTTAGTCTCGAATCTTCTAGAAGGTACTATTCCTCCCTCACTTGGTAACATATCAACCTTAAAAATGCTTAATCTATCTTACAACCCGTTTTTCCCGGGTCGGATTCCGTTAGAGCTTGGAAATTTAACTAACCTTGAAGTTCTATGGTTAACACAATGTAATCTCGTTGGTGTTATTCCTGAAACGCTTGGGAAACTTAAGAAGCTTAAAGATTTAGACCTTGCGTTGAACGATTTATATGGTTCTATACCGAGTTCACTCACTGAGTTAACTAGTTTGAGACAGATTGAGTTGTATAATAACTCGTTGTCTGGTGAGTTGCCTCGGGGAATGGGGAATCTTACTTCGTTGAGGCTACTTGATGCTTCGATGAATCATTTAACGGGGAGGATTCCGGTGGAGCTTTGTTCGTTACCGTTGGAGAGTCTTAATTTGTATGAGAATCGTTTTGAAGGTGAGTTACCGGCGAGTATAGCTGACTCGCCGAATTTGTATGAGTTGAGATTGTTTGGAAACCGGCTTACCGGAAAGTTACCGGAGAATCTTGGGAAACGTTCTCCGTTGAGGTGGCTTGATGTTTCGAGTAATCAGTTTTGGGGGAGTATTCCGGCGAGTTTGTGTGATCTTGGTGAGTTGGAGGAGCTTCTTATGATATATAATTTGTTCACCGGTGAGATTCCGGCGAGTTTGGGGACGTGTCAGAGTTTGACGCGCGTGCGTTTAGGTTATAATAGGTTTTCCGGTGAGGTTCCCGCGGGGATCTGGGGTCTACCTCATGTGTATTTGCTTGAGCTTGCTCATAACTCGTTTTCCGGTTCCATTTCGAAGACTATTGCCGGAGCAGGGAACCTTTCGTTGTTGATTTTGTCGACGAACAACTTCTCGGGAAATGTTCCCGATGAGGTTGGGTGGTTGGAAAATCTTGTCGAGTTTTCAGCCGGTGATAACATGTTCAGTGGCGCACTTCCTGATAGTTTGGTGAATCTTAACCAGCTTGGGATTCTTGATTTTCACAACAATAGGCTTTCTGGGGAATTACCAAAGGGGATTCATTCTTGGAAAAAGCTCAACGATTTGAATTTGGCTAACAATGGGATTGGTGGGAAGATTCCTGATGAAATCGGTAGCTTATCTGTGCTTAATTTTCTCGATCTTTCTCGGAATCAATTTTCCGGGAAAATCCCTCATGGATTGCAGAATCTTAAGCTCAATCAGCTGAACTTGTCGTATAATCGTCTTTCGGGAGAACTTCCTCCTCAGTTGGCTAAGGAAATGTACAAGTCTAGTTTCCTTGGTAATCCTGGTTTGTGTGGAGATTTGAAAGGTTTGTGTGATGGTAGAAATGAAGTAAAGAACTTGGGTTATATTTGGTTGCTTCGAGTAATTTTCCTTGTTGCTATTTTGGTGTTACTGGTAGGTGTTGTCTTGTTCTACTTTAGGTACAAGAATT
This portion of the Trifolium pratense cultivar HEN17-A07 linkage group LG3, ARS_RC_1.1, whole genome shotgun sequence genome encodes:
- the LOC123916168 gene encoding receptor-like protein kinase HSL1, producing MREQKLITFIYIVLSILSLSTTTVTSLNQEGLYLYQFKLTLDDPDSSLSSWNPRDTTPCNWYGIICDTTNTTVTEINLSDTNIQGPFTASILCRLPNLSSINLFNNSINQTFPLQISLCNNLIHLDLSQNLLTGPLPQTLSLLPNLRYLDLTGNNFSGSIPGSFGTFQNLEVLSLVSNLLEGTIPPSLGNISTLKMLNLSYNPFFPGRIPLELGNLTNLEVLWLTQCNLVGVIPETLGKLKKLKDLDLALNDLYGSIPSSLTELTSLRQIELYNNSLSGELPRGMGNLTSLRLLDASMNHLTGRIPVELCSLPLESLNLYENRFEGELPASIADSPNLYELRLFGNRLTGKLPENLGKRSPLRWLDVSSNQFWGSIPASLCDLGELEELLMIYNLFTGEIPASLGTCQSLTRVRLGYNRFSGEVPAGIWGLPHVYLLELAHNSFSGSISKTIAGAGNLSLLILSTNNFSGNVPDEVGWLENLVEFSAGDNMFSGALPDSLVNLNQLGILDFHNNRLSGELPKGIHSWKKLNDLNLANNGIGGKIPDEIGSLSVLNFLDLSRNQFSGKIPHGLQNLKLNQLNLSYNRLSGELPPQLAKEMYKSSFLGNPGLCGDLKGLCDGRNEVKNLGYIWLLRVIFLVAILVLLVGVVLFYFRYKNFKDAKRAIDKSKWTLMSFHKLGFGEDEILNCLDEDNVIGSGSSGKVYKVVLNSGEAVAVKKIWGGVRKEVESGDVEKGRVQDNAFDAEVETLGKIRHKNIVKLWCCCTTRDSQLLVYEYMQNGSLGDLLHSSKGGLLEWPTRYKIAVDAADGLSYLHHDCVPPIVHRDVKSNNILLDGDFGARVADFGLAKVVETTGKGIKSMSIIAGSCGYIAPEYAYTLRVNEKSDIYSFGVVILELVTGRRPVDPEFGEKDLVKWVCTTLDQKGVDHVLDSRLDSCFKEEICKVFNIGLMCTSPLPINRPSMRRVVKMLQEVGIENQMKPAKKDGKLTPYYYDDASDHGSVV